CCACTTATTGTTTATTGTTGTAGAGGTAAGGTTCAACCACAATCATGCCATGCAACTATAGCACAGGACCCACATGCATAAGCAATCTTTATTTGGTCCCTTTGACAGCCATTAGAAACCTACATCACAGGGACACCAGGCGCGACACGCCCAAGTTAACTTTTCACTAAAACTCGCGTCGAAACGGGCGCGACACGTCCATATGTGACTTGTACCACCCCTCCTCCcattacataaataaataaaaaaaaaatcttaaaaacttTGGTGATTTACCAAATGTCCAACACTTGCTTAGTCTAGCCCTACCCTATATTTGTATTTGGCACTGCTTGTGCTTGTGAACTACAAGCCACAGCCAAATATACATcacaaaatccaaaacaaataccaaactcaagagaaaaaattagGTCCACCTACTTAATGGACTCTACATGTGAAAGAAGAGAGGGGAGGACAAGTATGGTGGTTTTGAAATGTTCAAAAATCTACTTATTTAAGTCCTTTTAAGTATGGTGATTTACACTAAAGCAACGTGAATACAAAGCCAATGTAGACATCACATCTGGCAGGTGTGAGAAAGCTTTCGAACAAGGTCAGAAAATTGATTTGACTAGTGCAACTTGCTTTAAAACGCACTAGATGTGAAAAAGTTTTGTGGATGTGAGAGCCCAGTTTTCATCTTGGTAGTTTTGACTTAAATGCTGGCTTTGTGCTTGAATCATAATAAACATGGAAACCggaaaaatagaaggaaaacagTAAAAGTGGGGTTTATGGTTAGGGTGCATTGATTATGAGTTTggcaaaaagattaaaattagTTGAGTGACAATGCATAGGAAAAGTAAGAATGGGGTAATTACTTTTTGTCTGTAAAGTTATCCTTACCATCGATACTCACACCTTTCCCTTCTTTTAACTAATATGGATCAGCCCAGGGGCATAGCAACCGGCTAGTAACACGTTCTTAGTTCTACCCTTGTGATTGCAATAGTTGCATGCATAGCACTCGAGTCGAAAAGTATACCATAAGACCATACAGACCTTCAAGCAGCTTTACAACAGTTGCATGTATGGTACTCGAGTCGAAGAGTGTACTATAAGACCACACACAGATCTTTAACCAGTTTTGACCtcagaaacaaaaaaggagTTTTTGCCTCTCACTCGGACAATAAATTTTCACtactcattcaaaaaaaaaaacaaaaaaaacacacacacacacccaaaTCAAAATGCAACTATTGCTCTCAAAGAGTGCAAAAAGTACACGTTATTAATATTATTCCTATTATTATTATACATCAAGATTTCTTACTCTAAGGCCATCATTCCAATCTAAGCTTTTAAATAACCCCTACTGTTATAGCAAAGACATTATTCAAGCACTATTCATGTGACTTCCTCCGTctactaaaaaaataaataaataaataaaagaaaagtgaaggtGATAAGGGCTACTTAATTTATGCCTTGTTAGTGTGGAATAAGGCAAGAAAGGGCATTAGATTCAAAGATGTCACTAAGAGATGAAAGAGATTTTTCAGCCAATGCTTGTCATAGCCTCATTAATGAAGTCTATGGACTTTGGTGGCGTACTCATTTTACTCTCTTttaaaaagggaaataaaagTATTTCTCAAacgtttttctttatttatgtgAATAGTAAATATTTGCATAATacttgaaaaaacaaagaaagcagcACCacgttggaaaaaaaaaaaccaaaatagagaaaaaaaaatcaagagagagaaatagagatcaatttaattttatatatgttgGCTGAAAGTGCTTTGTTATATGTGACAACAATTGAATATattaagaaaaggagaaaagggggATTACGTTACATTGATGGATCCAAGTTTCCAAACCACAAAAATTATCAACCGTTGAACAGCCGGACAGGTGGGCTCTTCCTCTCAAATATCATGCAAGTACCACCCTCTCTTTATATTAAAATTTCTACCCAAGctattatttttaatgttattaATATGTCATTCTTTatatgttataaaaaaaaaagctgcacTCCATTGCTGAGCTGAGGACGCACGGATTCGATCACACCGTTCAATAAGAAACAACCCCAATATTCGATCACACCGTTGAAGCATGTTCTGTTCatttttaattagaaaaaattatCCGCCAATACAAGCCTGTAATAGTCAGCGTTATTATTAGGTTGCCAAGTTTTTTTCTTAGCGAATCAAGGAGATTAGCAAAATCAGAAAGCATGcgacatatttaaaaaatacatagaaCATATAAACAGAAGGCCTCACCTTCCTTGTGAAGCAATAATTTTATTGAGAACATGAAAATAACAATTGGCTATGTagtaaacaaatatataaccACATATACATTATTACGGTAAATAATTTACATGCAATGTTGAGAAactatataataatttttttataaaagaaaaaaagagtgaaatgttgagaaagaaggaagaaaaagagggcaCCGTCTAAGTCCCAAGTCTGACCAACTAACAGATACAGACACTACCCTCCGAGGAAGAAGAGTAAAGAGAAGTTTTGGAAGGGTCGGGCTTTGCTTCCCGGAGCGACTAAggacaaagaagagaagatggtGCCCCAGTAATTGATCCCAACTACAAGGCCTGATAAGCTTCCCCTCTGTACGCAACCATTATtacttctcttctcttccttccttttggccGAGATAGTCAAGAGCGAGGAACGGACgaaaaaagaagatgagaaaAGTGCCGAGTTAAAGGAAGCAGAGATGGCGCAGGAAGCGAGCAGGTTCCAGGACGAGCAGGCTGAgaagtaagaagaagaagacagggACGGAGGATAGTGGGAGAATGGAGAGCCTGGCCATGCTCAGGCAACTAACCTCCCATATCCACCTTCATGTCCTCTGGGAGATCTACGACGCTGATTCTGCAGcgcgttcttcttcttcctctgctcgCCTCAATCCCGAAAGGTAGGCCCCTCCTTTTCcttattgtcttctttttcttttcttttggttgttcTTTTCTGCTAATTTGAACGGCTTGTTTTTCGGCATGTTCTTGTTGGgtggtttctctctctcgctgctttctttctctctttaaaaaTCGTGGTTACGGGCGGTATCATGGTGGTTTTTGATGCACTGAAAATTTGTGGACCTGATTTCGGGAAGTTGGTCTTGGTGTCATGCTTTATACCGTAGCCTTCCGACCTTTCCTGGCTTCCTGAATGAGTTTGGAGCATTTAAATTCCAGCAGAGGggatatttttatgtttatctGTGTCTGTTTTAGGTCCTCTTCGTTTCTGCTGTTGATGTTAATTGGAGATTATGGTTCTGTGCTCTAGATTTTCAtatgttttgctttcttttcagTTGTAGATGCTTTGATGGTGATTTTGGGCTCATCTCTCACTTGTAGATTTATCTGGGTGAAGTTGGTATTTTTCATATGTTCAAATTTCTGGACAAGTAGAAGTATCAGAGGGTCTAGGtgtcttatcttcttctttttctgctgtTGGCCTTCTTTGGTATTTCATTTTCCTACTTTTTGCTTGGCCTTCTAAGGTTTTCTTTAGCTagttttttgttggttttctcGTCAGACGCTTAGATGGTGAGTTTGATGCATCGAACACTAGTCGACGTGGGACTCTGAAGTCTGTGTGTCCACTTCACCTCGGGTGTGTTGCTTTGATGTGCCATATTTACTCTGAGATGGGAGACAGTTTTCTGCTCGATAAGGGCAATTTCTTTGGTCCTTCTGGTTTCCCAAATAAATTAGTAGATCGCTTCTCAATGCCTCTTTGAAAATTTAAAGGAAAGTTTCCTCGTATCGAGTCTGTTCGTAAACGGATCTTCTATATTTTTCCATTAGGACATCTTGATGCATTTAgtttgtaattttcttttttctttttggggttttcttctTGCCATTGTCGTTCTTGTATTGGACTTTTTGGATCCTGTCTGTTGCACAATTCTTTCTAAATGTAGTTTCTGCAATTATATGTGGTTAGATTAATGTAAATCTTTTCTTGACCAAGAAAGAAGCTTTTTCAACATCCATGTGATCTACGATCTTCTACTGGAAGTAGGGCGAGAGTAACTTGGTCGTATATCCCGGAAGTGCCGCAAtcgtttgacattttttttttttgatgtttaTTTATCAGCAGTTTTCTGTTGTGAAGGCACACACACGATTCTTTTCCCCCTTCGATGTCTTTGTGTGTGTCCATGTTTGTGTATGTGTTGAATACTGGAAAATTGAATACGTTTACCTTTTTTGTCCTTCAAATTCTTGTGttagtttttataatttttgtgcttttcttatCTTATCTTTAGGATATTTTAAGGTGGCGTGTTTGAACTTCCTTTTGTTCTTTCGGTTTTAAGGATTGGTGAAGTTTTTGTCATGGGGTTTGAGGTTTTCAAATTCTTAGTGGATAACTTTCGCTACTTTTTTATTGACttaagttgcttcagcatttaTGGTTTGTCTCCAAAAGCAGAAAGACCGATATTCTTCGGTGATGTTATAGCTTTCCCCTAGAGTTGTTTGTTGATGGTGAGCGCTATGTTGTTTTAACTTAGAGGTGGACCGGtggttaatttctttttttttctcataattctTCTTGGGTTCAGGGCAGATAAAAACCTGGGGGGGCTGAAAGGGGGTGTTGCTGGTGTGGGGTACTCACTGAATTATGTAGGTTCTTGAATTTGTTATTATGGTTTGACCTTGTATATGCAATTTCTTTCCGCTTAATCtatattttttggtttgatgATTGGTCTATGTCTGCTTTCATTTACTATGGTGCATAAGCATGGGGTAAAGTTATAATATGTATTTCTTGATGGTAATAAGAATAGTAATTGATTTGCTCTATGTTTAGTAATTGATTTGCTCCATGTTTCTCCCCAGGTGGAGTAATGGAGGTGgatacaaattgaaaaaaaacatgcatttcaATGTAGAGACATTGCTACTCTAGTGAATGAATTGTATTATCTGGCTAGAGAGACACTCTGGTGCATAATCCAGTGGGCATGGTACATTTGTAATTCATGGTGTTAATAGAAATATTAGTAGATTTTCGCCTGTGTGGGCTCGCTGTTTCGTCACTTTCATCCCAAGTGGAGAAATGGTGGTTGATACATTTTGAAGAAACATGGAGTCATTGCTACTCTAGTGATGAAATTGTAGTAGCTTGCTGGCTGCTTCTGTGCAGTTTCTAACGGATTTCATATCATTCGTATGAATCATGATACTTGCATGGTGTTTGTCAAATTCAGGAAGAGTACCTttattgtgcttagacaaatgTGTCAGTGGTGTCTATGTTGAGCATTTAGTAAAATGTCAAAGGCAAACATCTAAAAGAGAATGGAAGTACATTATGGAGAATTAATAAAACGACACTGTGAAAGCTTCATCTGAGTTGGGTTTTGACCCAGGAAGAGTAGGGAAAATGATGGGATTCCAGAATTTACACTGCTTACGGAGGGAACCAATGCATCCTGTGCCATTGCTTGTGGCTGTTACAAGTTGCATATATGGTACTGTTGATAGTGATATATGCATCAATTGAGACACATATTGTTGGCCTGGGCAACCTTTACTTTGTCTAAAGGTTCCTCACCATACTAAGGCAGTCAAAACACAACATGAGGAAGTGCAGGACTTCTTTCACCCCCAACATTCTTTAATACTTGGAATCAGGTGAAGAAAATTGGTGGGGGAAATGTCCAACTTTGTTCACCCAGTTTTTGAATGTAAAAGTACACTCAAAATAGGTGGTTGGTTACAGATATTCTTGATATAAACCTAGATACGTGGCAACTTGAACATTTGGTTATATTTTACCGTCTCGCTTCTGGTCATGCCTTTGTGTTCCTCCTGTAAATAGCACTTTACGGGAGAGTTACTCCTAGTACCATTAGCTTATGGTTCCCCTCCTTTTATTGGAAAATCCAATAATACCAACCTTAGTGACCACCTTAATTTGTCTGGGGATTTTCTAGGACAGTAGTTCGCACTGTGTGTGAGCACTTACagcaagctctctctctctctctctctctctctctctctctctctctctctctctctctctttctctgtgtatGACGAGGAGTGGAGTCCCTTTGATGATTGCtgtgttttctttatttttggtaGCTTGCTGATGTTTGTGTGTTATTTTCACATTGGGCATGTAGGTAACACTACTCAAAAGATAAAAGGAGTTGGGCAGCTGAACACTATTTGAGAAGATGATCATGATTTACTTATGGCAGATAGCTTCCTGCCTACTAGGGGAATCCAACCACTTGTTTAGGATAGGATGATCCCATATTTAGCCTTGAGCAAGTCTTAGGAGGGAGATGGGAGATTGGTCAACAGGCTCGCTTAGTTTAAATATGGTGGAGTATTTCTTCCAACTAAGATGCAATGACCTACTTATTTATTGTGGATGGCATAATCAGAAATCCAGAcaatcacctttttttttgtttttagcttAGATCTGGAAGGATATTCACAGACGAAACATCTTCCATAAGGATGATACAAACTCTACTATTTGCTAGCAATAACAAGGTTAGGACTTAGGAGCTGTGGTGTTTGCATCGTGTTTTTATTACAATAGTTACAGTATTAGGCTATTAGCATGGTCATGGGCTGCTTTGGTATGATAAGGTGTGAATGTAATGGTGTAGGTGTTAGCCAGTCTTGACTATAAATGTGGCTTCTGTAGCTTCTTGATAGAATTGAGAGCATATTAGGACTTGGTGCTAGAGAAGAGGCTTTTGGGAGAAATTCCCATCTTTTGGAATTTGGAAGGTCAGATTAATTATAACTGATTTTCTCAATGTTGCTTGATTTATAATTTGAAAGTACCCTTTTCTATGCTGTAAAATCGATAGTTTCTTTTTGTGATAAGTTTATGTATAACTGTGTAATGTTTTAGATTGTTTTTATATAATCCATGCTTCTAGTAGGCTTTATCTCAAACAGGATTcactaattttttgttgttttcctgcACAGATGGTGCTTTATTAGCTTAGATAGTGGTTCAAACAGTGAAGGTCActataaaatgataaaaggaGTGAAGTCGGAGGTAATGAAGCCCGGTGAAGCAAAGGGCCCACCGTCCAAGAAAGCACGAAGAGACAAGAACCATGAGATTGTTATGGACGAGAACATCTGGAAAGAATTTCCAGAGGATTTGTTTGAAGTTGTTATTGCAAGGTTGCCTGTTGCCACCTTTTTCCGGTTCCGTTCTGTCTGCCGCAAGTGGAACTCCTTACTCTCATCGCATAGTTTCTCACAGCAGTGTGCTCAAGTCCAGCAACCTTGTCCTTGGTTTTACACCATAACCCACGAGAACACTAACAGTGGAGCTATGTACAACCCTTTGCTAAAGAAATGGCATCACCCTCTCATGCCTGCCTTCCCCGCAAAAGGAATTGTTCTTCCAGTGACCTCAGCTGGTGGCCTGGTTTGCTTTCTTGATATTGGTCACAGAAACTTCTTTGTCTGCAATCCACTAACACAGTCTTTCAAGGCTTTGCCTTCAAGGTCTGTTCGTGATTGGTCGCGTCTTGCAGTTGGCATGACTCTGACTGCAGAATCTACTGAAAGTGGATACAAGATCATGTGGCTAGAAGCAAACGGAGATTATGAAGTCTATGACTCTGTTAGTAACAGTTGGACACGTCCAGGAAGTTTGCCTTCTTGTGTCAAGCTTCCTCTTGATTTGAACTTCCGCTCTCAGACTGTTTCTGTTGGCAGAGTTCTCTATTTCATGCGTTCCAGTCCAGATGGCCTTGTCACCTACAACATGGAGAGCCATGTGTGGCGGCAATTTAGCATTCCACTTCCACCGCACTCAAATGACCATACGCTGGCAGAATGCAGCAGTCGTATCATGCTTGTTGGCTTGTTGACTAAGAATGCAGCAACGTGTGTGTGCATATGGGAGCTTCAGAAGATGACCCTTTTGTGGAAGGAGGTTGACAGAATGCCAAATATGATGTGCTTAGAGTTTTATGGCAAGCAGGTGCGTATGACGAGCTTGGGTAACAAGGACCTTCTTTTGCTGTCATTGCGCTCTAAGCAGATGAATCGCCTGGTTCTCTATGACATCTCAAACAAAAAGTGGACGAAAGTGCCAGGATGCATGCTTCCTCGAGGTCGGAAGAGGCAGTGGATAGCTTGCGGTACGTCTTTTGTGCCATGTAGAACTGCTGCTGCTTGATCTGCGTTGACGTCGTTGTATTGAGATTCTGATATATAGGTAACCTTTTAGAGATATAAGCTTGTTCCGACAACAGATTtgatggtggtggaggtggtAATGGTGGGGTTGATGCTGACGGTAAAAAATTGTACTTCAGATGTGAAAAATCCTCAATCCTGTGGAATACAACACAAATTTAAAAGCTAACGTCTTTACCTTGAAGAAGTAAAAATGATGTATTCTTGGTCTCCGGTGTTTGTTCTCAATTTTGCTGATAATACTTTTTCGGCATTAGCGCTACGATATGACGTCACATAGAGAATTCGGCCTGCCATTGTATGCCTATATTCGTTTGATttcttatgcaaaaaaaaaaagcataataCTTTTGATTGAAATAGATATAATATTGGACCTTTTGCTTCATGCTTTATATGATTTACGTGCTATTTTCATGTGCCCATGTCGACGAGGATTTTGGACCCTTTTTCTTCATGCGTCGTCAGTTGTTTTTCGAAAGTAGTGGACTGTGTATTGGATTGTTCAATAATTTTATTGGTTGCTGGATCTTGGAGAGCCATGTCACTGCGCTCAGGGGGTGGAAAtcgaaaaattgaaaatgaccaaaatacccttatcAAAACAATAAATAACATGATTTTAGAAAGGGtaagaaatgatttaaaaaagtaaaaaggtttAAAATGTAATTTAATGCCCATCGCTCTTTGGTGTATGTTTGCTGCATGCACACCTCCATGCAACTCATTTCATGG
This window of the Nymphaea colorata isolate Beijing-Zhang1983 chromosome 2, ASM883128v2, whole genome shotgun sequence genome carries:
- the LOC116248035 gene encoding F-box only protein 6 isoform X2 — encoded protein: MIKGVKSEVMKPGEAKGPPSKKARRDKNHEIVMDENIWKEFPEDLFEVVIARLPVATFFRFRSVCRKWNSLLSSHSFSQQCAQVQQPCPWFYTITHENTNSGAMYNPLLKKWHHPLMPAFPAKGIVLPVTSAGGLVCFLDIGHRNFFVCNPLTQSFKALPSRSVRDWSRLAVGMTLTAESTESGYKIMWLEANGDYEVYDSVSNSWTRPGSLPSCVKLPLDLNFRSQTVSVGRVLYFMRSSPDGLVTYNMESHVWRQFSIPLPPHSNDHTLAECSSRIMLVGLLTKNAATCVCIWELQKMTLLWKEVDRMPNMMCLEFYGKQVRMTSLGNKDLLLLSLRSKQMNRLVLYDISNKKWTKVPGCMLPRGRKRQWIACGTSFVPCRTAAA
- the LOC116248035 gene encoding F-box only protein 6 isoform X1; amino-acid sequence: MESLAMLRQLTSHIHLHVLWEIYDADSAARSSSSSARLNPERWCFISLDSGSNSEGHYKMIKGVKSEVMKPGEAKGPPSKKARRDKNHEIVMDENIWKEFPEDLFEVVIARLPVATFFRFRSVCRKWNSLLSSHSFSQQCAQVQQPCPWFYTITHENTNSGAMYNPLLKKWHHPLMPAFPAKGIVLPVTSAGGLVCFLDIGHRNFFVCNPLTQSFKALPSRSVRDWSRLAVGMTLTAESTESGYKIMWLEANGDYEVYDSVSNSWTRPGSLPSCVKLPLDLNFRSQTVSVGRVLYFMRSSPDGLVTYNMESHVWRQFSIPLPPHSNDHTLAECSSRIMLVGLLTKNAATCVCIWELQKMTLLWKEVDRMPNMMCLEFYGKQVRMTSLGNKDLLLLSLRSKQMNRLVLYDISNKKWTKVPGCMLPRGRKRQWIACGTSFVPCRTAAA